CCCGACCTGGTGGTCGTCGGCGCCGGGCCCGCGGGCTCCGCCGCCGCCCTGGCCGCCCTGGCCCACTCCCCCGACCTGCGCGTGCTGCTGGTCGACCGCGCCGACTTCCCCCGCGACAAGTGCTGCGGCGACGGCATCGCGCCGCACGTTCTCGACGTGCTGCGCCCGCTGGGCGCCGCCGACGTGGTCGAGGGCTGGCGCCCGCTGCGCCACCTCACGCTCGCCCGCGGCGGCCGGGAGGTCGCGGGCCGGATGCGTCGCGAGGTCCACGTCATCCCCCGCGAGACCTTCGACGCCCGCCTGGTCGAGCGGGCCGTGGAGCGCGGGGCACAGCTCGTGCACCACCGGGTGCGAGGTGTTGAGACCGGCGTCGACGGGGTCGACGGGGTCGGCGTCGACCACCTGCGGGCGGGGGTCGTCGTCGGCGCCGACGGCGCCCACTCGGTCGTGCGCGCCGCCGCGGGTCTCGGCCCCTCGGCACCGCGGGCCCTGGCCCTGCGCGGCTACGCCCCGACCCCGCCCGGGCGGCGCGGGCTGCAGGTGATCCGCTACGGCGAGCGCCGCCAGCCCTCCTACGCCTGGTCCTTCGACCGCGGCGACGGCCTGGCCAACGTCGGGTACGGCGAGCTGGTCGACGGGGACCAGCCGCCCACGCGCGCGCTGCTGCTCGAGCAGCTCGAGGAGCTGCTGCCCGGGGCCAGCCGCGGCGGCACCGCCTGGCGCGGGCACCACCTGCCGCTCTCGGGGCTGCGCTGGCGCCATCCCGCGGGCCGGGTGCTGCTGGCCGGCGACGCCGCCGGCCTGGTCAACCCGATGACCGGCGAGGGCATCTACTACGCGGTCGCCACCGGCGCCCTGGCCGGGCAGGCCGCGGCCCGCGCCCTCGCCGGGGGCGAGCCGTCCGCGGCCGGGGCGGCGTACGAGCGGGAGGTGCGGCGCCTGCTGGGCCGTCACCTGCGCCACACCTGGGCCGCCGCCCGGCTCTCGCGCCACCCGCGCGTGGTCGACGCCGGGATCGGCGCGGCCGCCCGCGACCAGCGCGTCTTCGACGACCTCGTCGAGATCGGGCTCGGCGGCGGCCGCATCGGCCCGCGCCTGGGCCTCGGCCTGCTCACCAGCCTCGTCCGCGACCCGCACCCCAGCGGCACCACCTGAAGGAGAGCACCATGCAGATCCTCGCTGTCCGGGGCACCCTGCCCGCGCACACCCACACCCAGGACGAGATCACCTCGGCCTTCGCCGACGTGATCGCCCAGGGCCGGCTCGACGAGCGGGTGCTGCGCCGCTTCCACCGCAACGCCGGGGTCAGCCAGCGCCACCTCGCCCTGCCACTGCCGGCGTACGGCGAGCTGAGCGGCTTCACCGAGGCCAACGACCACTTCATCGCCGAGGCCGTCGCCCTGGGCTCGCGCGCCGTCGAGGAGGCGCTCAAGGCCGCCGGCCTGACCCCCAGCGACGTCGACCTGGTGATCTCGGCGACCGTCACCGGGCTGGCGATCCCCTCCCTCGACGCGCGCATCGCGACCGCGACCGGGATGCGCCCCGACGTGAAGCGGGTCCCGATCGTGGGCCTGGGCTGCGTGGCCGGGGCCGCCGGCGTCGCGCGGCTGCACGACTACCTGCTGGGCCACCCCGGTCAGGTGGCCGTGCTGGTCGCCGTCGAGCTGTGCTCGCTGACCGTGCAGCGCGACGACGTGTCGGTGCCCAACCTGGTCGCCAGCGGGCTCTTCGGCGACGGTGCCGCCGCGGTGGTGGCCCGCGGCCAGGACGGCGAGCCCGGCGCCGCGCAGGTGCTCGACACCCGCAGCCGGCTCTACCCCGACTCCGAGCGCACGATGGGCTTCGACGTGACCGGCGGCGGGCTGCGGATCGTCCTCGACGCGGCGGTGCCCGAGATCGTGGGCCGCTACATCCGCGAGGACGTCGACGGCTTCCTGGCCGCCCACGACCTCACCCGGGCCGACGTGGAGTGGTGGGTCTGCCACCCCGGCGGCCCGAAGGTGATCGAGGCGCTGCAGGAGGCGCTGGAGCTCGAGCACGAGGACGTGCGCCTGACCTGGGAGTCGCTCGACCGGGTCGGCAACCTGTCGTCGGCCTCGGTGCTGCACGTGCTCGAGGACACCCTGCGCGACAGGCCGCCCCGACCCGGCTCGTACGGGCTGATGATGGCGATGGGCCCGGGGTTCTGCTCCGAGCTGGTGCTGCTGCGCGCCGGAGGTGGCGCGGCGTGACCTCGTTGACCTTCTTCACCGTCGTCGTCGCGCTGGTGGCGCTCGAGCGGCTCGCCGAGCTGGTGGTCTCCAAGCGCAACGCCGCCTGGTCCTTCGCCCGCGGGGGCGTCGAGACCGGACAGGGCCACTACCCCGTGATGGTGGTGCTGCACACCGGGCTGCTGGTCGCGATGCTCGTCGAGGCCTACGTCCGCCGCCCCGAGGTCCCCACGGCCCTGGCGGCCTCGATGCTGGTGCTGGTCGTGGCGTCGCAGGCGCTGCGCTGGTGGTGCATCACCGCGCTCGGGCCGCGCTGGAACACCCGCGTGATCATCGTGCCCGGGCTGCCCCCGGTCACCGGCGGGCCCTACCGGTTCTTCTCCCACCCCAACTACGTGGCCGTCGTCGTCGAGGGCGCCGCGCTGCCGCTGCTGCACCTGTCGTGGGTCACCGCGCTGGTCTTCACCGTGGCCAACGCCGTGCTGCTCACCGTGCGGCTGCGGGTCGAGGACGCCGCCCTGGCCACGCTCCCACCCTCACCCGCGGGGGCGCGCCGTGCATGACCTGGTCGTCGCCGGCGGCGGCCCGGT
The Nocardioides marinisabuli genome window above contains:
- a CDS encoding type III polyketide synthase, which encodes MQILAVRGTLPAHTHTQDEITSAFADVIAQGRLDERVLRRFHRNAGVSQRHLALPLPAYGELSGFTEANDHFIAEAVALGSRAVEEALKAAGLTPSDVDLVISATVTGLAIPSLDARIATATGMRPDVKRVPIVGLGCVAGAAGVARLHDYLLGHPGQVAVLVAVELCSLTVQRDDVSVPNLVASGLFGDGAAAVVARGQDGEPGAAQVLDTRSRLYPDSERTMGFDVTGGGLRIVLDAAVPEIVGRYIREDVDGFLAAHDLTRADVEWWVCHPGGPKVIEALQEALELEHEDVRLTWESLDRVGNLSSASVLHVLEDTLRDRPPRPGSYGLMMAMGPGFCSELVLLRAGGGAA
- a CDS encoding isoprenylcysteine carboxyl methyltransferase family protein, yielding MTSLTFFTVVVALVALERLAELVVSKRNAAWSFARGGVETGQGHYPVMVVLHTGLLVAMLVEAYVRRPEVPTALAASMLVLVVASQALRWWCITALGPRWNTRVIIVPGLPPVTGGPYRFFSHPNYVAVVVEGAALPLLHLSWVTALVFTVANAVLLTVRLRVEDAALATLPPSPAGARRA